TGGTCGCTGATGGTGGGCGTGATCCTGCTGGTGCTGGGCTTCGAATCCTCCGGTGCGCTGGCGTCCGCCTACGGCGTGGCGGTGACCGGTACCATGCTGATGACCACGATCCTGGTGTCTGCGGTGATGCTGCTGCTGTGGAAATGGCCACCGATACTGGCCGTGCCGGTATTGCTCTGCTGCCTGCTGGTGGACGGTCTGTACTTTGCCGCCAACGTGCCGAAGATCATCCAGGGCGGCGCCTTCCCGGTATTGGCGGGAATCGTGCTGTTCGTGCTGATGACCACCTGGAAGCGCGGCAAGCAATTGCTCGTCGAGCGCCTCGACGAGGGCGGCTTGCCGCTGCCCATCTTCATCAGCAGTATCCGCGTGCAGCCGCCTCATCGCGTGCAGGGTACGGCGGTATTCCTCACGGCGCGGCCCGATGCCGTGCCCCACGCGCTGTTGCACAACCTGCTGCATAACCAGGTGCTGCACGAGCAGGTGGTGCTGCTGACTGTGGTCTACGAAGACATCCCGCGCGTGCCTGCGACACGGCGTTTCGAAGTGGATGCCTATGGCGAAGGGTTCTTCCGGGTGATCCTGCACTTCGGCTTCACCGATGAGCCGGACGTGCCCGAGGCGCTGAAACTGTGCCATCTGGATGCGCTGGATTTCAGCCCGATGCGCACCACTTACTTCCTCAGCCGTGAAACCGTGATCGCCTCGCGCATCAAAGGCATGGCGCGTTGGCGCGAAGCGTTGTTCGCGTTCATGTTGAAGAATGCCAACGGCAACCTGCGTTTCTTCAAACTCCCGGTCAACCGGGTGATCGAGCTGGGCACCCAGGTCGAAATGTAAGGCACTGTATGACGGGAGCCGGCAATCGGCTCCCGGTTTACGTCTGAACTCTTTACCTGTGAACTCTTTACCTCTGAACCCAGTGCAATCCGTCGTTGTCGACTAGGCTCTAAGCACCATGAAAGAGAGCCTTGGAGCTTGCCCACAGAACCCGAAGAGGTGCGCCATGAGTCAGCTGCTCGAACCCTATACCCTGCGTCAACTCACCCTGCTGAACCGCATCGCGGTATCACCGATGTGCCAGTACTCAAGCGATGATGGCCTGGCCAACGACTGGCACCTGGTGCATCTGGGCAGTCGCGCCGTCGGTGGCGCCGGGCTGATTTTTACCGAAGCCACCGCCGTGACCGCCGATGGCCGCATCACCGCCCAGGACCTGGGCTTGTGGAAAGACGAACAAATCGAACCGTTGCAACGCATCACGCGCTTCATTGCGGCGCAAGGCGCGGTGGCCGGTATTCAGTTGGCGCATGCCGGGCGCAAGGCCAGCACCTATCGGCCCTGGATCGGCAAGCATGGCAGCGTCAAGCCAGAAGAGGGAGGCTGGGTGCCCGTAGGCCCGTCGCCCATCGCATTCGACCCTCAGCACACGCAACCCAAACCCCTGGATGAAGCGCAGATCCGCCAAGTGATTGCGGATTTTGTCGCCGCCGCCAAGCGTGCCTTGACCGCCGGCTTTGAAGTGGTGGAGATCCACGCTGCCCACGGTTACCTGCTGCATCAGTTCCTGTCGCCCATCAGTAACCAGCGCCAGGACCAGTACGGCGGTTCTTTTGAAAACCGCATCCGCCTGGTCCTGGAAGTGACCCGCGCGGTGCGCGAAGTCTGGCCCGAGGATTTGCCGCTGTTTGTGCGTGTATCGGCGACCGACTGGGTAGAGGACGGCTGGAACCCCGATGAGACCGTGGAACTGGCGCGCCGCTTGAAAGACCTGGGCGTGGACTTGATCGACGTGTCTTCCGGTGGCACCGCCGCCAATGCCGAAATCCCCACCGGCC
This genomic stretch from Pseudomonas orientalis harbors:
- a CDS encoding NADH:flavin oxidoreductase/NADH oxidase, coding for MSQLLEPYTLRQLTLLNRIAVSPMCQYSSDDGLANDWHLVHLGSRAVGGAGLIFTEATAVTADGRITAQDLGLWKDEQIEPLQRITRFIAAQGAVAGIQLAHAGRKASTYRPWIGKHGSVKPEEGGWVPVGPSPIAFDPQHTQPKPLDEAQIRQVIADFVAAAKRALTAGFEVVEIHAAHGYLLHQFLSPISNQRQDQYGGSFENRIRLVLEVTRAVREVWPEDLPLFVRVSATDWVEDGWNPDETVELARRLKDLGVDLIDVSSGGTAANAEIPTGPGYQTRFAERVRKESGIPTGTVGMITEPAQAEHILRTCQADIIFLARELLRDPYWPLHADDDLGGRKAIWPAQYQRATHRDQPIHESDLRD